The window GAGGTCATCCTGCTGGCGAAGACGACCGACGAGGGATACCCCGCGCTCGCGGCTCGCGTGGCGGAGCTACATCCGTACGACGTACCGTGTATCGAGCGCTTCGAGGAGGCCGACACGGCCGACGCGTTCGCGGGCTGGCGGTCCGAGTCAGTGTCCGTGAAGGACTGAGAACCCCTCAGAGCCCCGGCACCGGAATCAGCGACTGTTCGAGGACCCCCAGGGCATCGAACAGGGCGATGAGGAACGAGGTCAGGAGGAGGGCCGCGAACGGCGGGTCGAGATGGGTGTCCGCGTGGGCGTACAGCACCCGCCCGCAGAGCTCTCCGATACCTCCCGCGAGGAGCCCCATCGCGCCCCCACCGACGAGGGCCAGCCACAGCGGTACGGCGGCCCGGAGCCCCGCCACCGGCGCGCCACCCCCCGACGCGCCGGGGGCCAGTGCGGCAACCAACAGCCCCGCCGGGAGCGCCATGTGGTAGGTGACGGGGACCCGGTCGACGCCGAGGAGGACGGCGAGCAGCGAGGCCGCGGCGAGTCCGAACCCGAGGAACGGGTTGGCGGTGAGCCAGGTCAGGCCCGCACTGACCGCGCCGACCCCCACACCGACAGCGGGGAGGGAGACGTACGGTCGGTCGTACTGCGCTGGACGCCACGGTTCGACGAGGAATCGTGGCGGTGGCGGCTTGGCCCCGGGTGCCTCGGCGCCGCCCGCGTCCGCGTCGTCGACGACCGGCTCCCGGCGTACCCCACGCTCGAACGGGGAGATGTCGAGGCGGCCCGCCGGAGCCGCGCCCAGGAGCGGGTAGCCGAAGGCGATGCGGTGGAGCAGCGCCGAGGCGACCACGGCGAAGGCCACCGGGTCGACGGGCAATCCGAGTCCGGAGGCGAGGCCGAACAGGAGGAGGCCGACCACGCCGAACGCACCCCCGGCGAGCAGCGCCCCCGGCGTCGCACCCAGTGGCTTCGTGATCTGCTTGGCGGCGTGGTAGTCGAACCTCGCCCCGAGGCGGTCGTGGCGGGCGGCGTACGCGGCCGCGGCCGCGCCCCCCGCGAACGCGACGTGGGGAGCGAGACCGACACCGACGAGACCGGGGACGCCGTACACGCCCCCTGCAACGGGGGCGGCGGCACCGCGGACGAACCGGAGCGTCTCGCTCGCGACGACGGCAAAGCCGGTCACGGCGAGCGACGGCAGCGCCCCGACGGCTGCGCCGGCGGCCCCGCCCGCGAACGCGACGGCCACCAGCAGCAACGCCGTCGTCAGGTCGACCATCCGGCCGACACCTCCGTCGCCGTGCAGCGTGGCATCACCCGTCGGTGTGCCCACCACCTGCAAAGCGTTGTCCATCTCGGTCGTGGCCACCGGCCCCACCCCTGGACCGCCGACGCCCGGTTCACGTCCTGCGGTTTCACTTTCACTCAGGGTGGCTGGCGTTCATACCCGTCGCATCCCTGGGTTCGTGTATGTCGATAGATACCGTCCGCGTGCGCACCGACACCACCAGCACGCCGCGCCCCGACCGCCGCCGGTTCGAGGTGAGCGAGCGATCCCCCGCGGAGATCGTCGAGTACGCCAGCGACACGGTGGACGACTGCTACCTCGAACGGAAGGGCGGCCGGACGTTCCTCGTCGCGGACTGAGAGGGGCACCAGACGGCCGAGGGAGTGGCCCTCGTTTTCCGGATTCCCCGATCATCAGCCAGTCGTACCGGAACTAGTCGGCGGATACTATTGCCCGGCTTCGAACCTGCCCGCTGTTGGGGAGCGGTGCGTACCGCCGTGGCTGCCGCTG of the Haloglomus salinum genome contains:
- the cutA gene encoding divalent-cation tolerance protein CutA, which encodes MPTAYITAPEEAAADLARTLVEERLAACVNRVACDSTYRWEGEVVTDEEVILLAKTTDEGYPALAARVAELHPYDVPCIERFEEADTADAFAGWRSESVSVKD